In Drosophila busckii strain San Diego stock center, stock number 13000-0081.31 chromosome 3R, ASM1175060v1, whole genome shotgun sequence, the sequence TGTCATGTTTGGTGACATCGGCCATGGAGCTATAATGGCGCTCTTCGGTCTCTGGATGATACGTAAGGAGAAAGGCTTAGCTGCGCAGAAGACAGACAATGAGATTTGGAACATTTTCTTTGGTGGTCGCTACATCATCTTTCTCATGGGCGTCTTCTCCATGTATACGGGCTTCATCTACAATGATATCTTCTCCAAATCGCTCAACATATTTGGCTCACACTGGCACGTGTCCTATAATAAGTCAACTGTTTGGAACAACAAGCTGCTCCAGCTGAGTCCAAAAACCAGCGACTATGAGGGCACACCATATCCGTTTGGCATGGATCCGATTTGGCAGGTGGCGACGTCGAATAAGATTATATTCCAAAATGCCTACAAGATGAagatttcaattattttcggTGTTTGCCACATGTTATTTGGCGTCATTATGAGCTGGCACAATCACACCTATTTCCGCAACCGTCTGTCCCTCGTCTATGAGTTTATACCTCAGCTCGTCTTCTTGATTCTGCTCTTCTTCTACATGGTGCTGTTGATGTTTATCAAATGGAATCGCTATGCGGCCACCAATGAatgtaaatcatttttaacTCGCCCTTAACATTAATAAttcatatgtttgtattttcttAGTACGCTGGTCCGAGGCTTGTGCACCTTCTATTTTAATTACCTTTATTGATATGGTGCTCTTTAATGAACCCAAGAAGCCGCCTGTTGGATGTAAAACAGTCTATATGTTTTGGGGACAGCACTTTATACAAGTTGTCTTTGTGCTTGGCGCTCTTTGCTGCATTCCCGTCATGCTGTTGGGCAAACCTATGAAGATAATGCAGGCGCGCAAGCAAGCCAATGTAagtttatattcaattaacaCTTATGCAAGCTAACCTTACCTCATGTATGCACCACTCACGATTCACGCTCATGTTATTCACATccaaaattgcaaaacttaTTTGAcactattttaaattacatcaacaaccaaagcaTTAAACGTACATTAACAGAAATTCTTATAATTGCACTTCTGTTTATTTGTGCCGTGCccttgcttaacaatttataaccGAACCTAAACCCAAACACTACTAACCAAATTACCACAACCAAATGCTAAAGGAAGAGGTTAGTTAGTCGTGTAACGTCATGGCGAACCCTTCGTCAAAAATAGTTTActaatgttatttatttaaaatttaaacaggTGCAGCCTATTACTGGTTCCTCTGACGCTGAAATAGGTGGCCCTGCTGGACACGGCAATGGCGGTGGTGGTCATCATGAGGAAGAGGAAATGTCCGAGATATTCATACATCAGGGTATTCATACCATTGAGTATGTGCTTGGCTCTGTTTCCCATACTGCGTCATATTTGCGCTTGTGGGCGCTTTCGCTGGCTCATGCGCGTAAGTAACAAAGCTTCTTGCTCTAAGGACAAGtaatgatttaattttgtttacttgtaGAACTTGCCGATGTATTGTGGACCATGGTGTTGTCTATTGGTCTGCAGAAGGAGGGCTGGCTCGGTGGCATATTCTTGACTAttgtgtttgccttttgggCAATTTTAACCGTGGGCATTTTAGTGTTGATGGAGGGTCTCTCTGCTTTTCTTCACACGCTACGCTTGCACTGGTTAGTAGTTTTGGACTCTGATCTGATTCTCATTTTAAATcgaatttctttatttaacaGGGTGGAGTTCCAGAGCAAGTTCTACTTGGGTCAGGGCTATGCATTCCAGCCCTTTGCCTTTGATGCTATTATTGAAaatggcagcgctgccagcggcgAGACCGATTAAGGAATATAATACCAATTTAAAGAGGAAACAACAACCAAAGCATTTCGAGAGTCTCATCGTTTATGCACTTAATATaactaaacaaatgcatatataaacttatattgaaattaatggAATTTACATTATATGCTTAGCAATCGTtctataaatgttaaataatcgtgaatttatatatatatagctctATAATATTGTAATCATGTTCAGCATAGTCGCTTACCATATTTActgaaaaacaataataaaaaaaacgctaAAGCGCCACTCAGGcgacagcaaaaaaagaaaaacaaatctCTAAAACTTCATCAGATCATCAAGTGCTGTTATTAACTTTTGCATATTCGCTGGGTTCAACTCATAGGGCTTGAGAGCTTCAAATGCTAGTGTAGCTATATTAACACTGAGCTGATCTACTGTGCAGTAGTACATATAGTGTTCGGAAGCCAGTTGAAGCGCCAATTCCACCTGATGATTGTCCATTAGTTCATCATTAATGACAATTAGTCCAGCTTTTCCATTGTGCAATATATCCGTGCAGGTGCCAGCACCCGCATGTCCGATAATTAGATCAGCTGCTCTGATGTCTTCAATATTTGGTCGGAATGTATACTGCTCTACTTGTATCCCAAAATGATCCtcaatatatttcaattgtattTCAGTCAACGGCAAAGAGTTTCCGTGCTGCACTATAAGTTTATGGCACTGGCGTGCTTGCAGCACGCTTAGCACAGCGTGGGAGGTTAGGGAATTGATAAGGGCATCGAATCTGGTTGTTCCCACAGTCACATAAActacatttaattgcattattttaatgtgAAATTTCACTACAATTAAAATCAGCTGTATAGTTGACTGCTCGATAGATGTGGAGGTCGGCCGAAATGAAATTTTGCTGCACTGCTCATACGAACCTGTTCGTTTTTCTCTTTCTTGCCTTTTGCTCACTCACAATATTTTCTGGCAACACCAATTGACTGCAAAGGTTGtgaagtgcaacaacaaacggTTGTGCGAGAATTAATAACGCTTAACGCGACTGCTAAAACAAATGTGCAAGAGAGTCCAATTAATTGTGCGCTATTAGCAGTTAATATTTGTGTGAATTGTCAAAGCTAGTGAGTCTTTTCTGAAATTCTCTGTGTGCGAACATTGTCAAAATAGAGTTTGGCGCAAGTGAATTGGCTTAATACTATTAGCAACAATGTAAAGAATAcaaaattcttaaatattaattttttaacaaacaagcaatgcaagcaataaaacaacaacgaaacaCAAGAAATAGcgatataaacaacaacaacaacgactaAGCGCATCAGAATTTCTATTGTcggtgtgtgagtgcgtgtgtgtttgtgtgcggaCGTGCGTGCGTCTATTAGCAAATAGAAAAGTGAAATTCGGTTACTACTAttggcatttaataaaatcttGTGTCAACGGGCAACAAAGATTAAAACGAAACTGGCTCAAAACGACAAGCAGTTGTTCTTTTTAAAGAACATGGaagaagaggaggaggaggtgACCGATATAAAGCTTCAGCTCTTTCACAACACAGTACGCGAACACATTGTAAGTCTAAATACGTAGTATGTGCATGTTTTTTACGTCATAACTATGACATcaagagcaagcagcaaccGCCCATCAACCCTAAAGAATCTGTGCGGTGGCAGCTGCCgtttggctggctgactgacttttgttgttgcttttgctacaGTTACTGTTACAGCTGTACTGCTGCCACCAAAGTCAGCGTCCCGCCGCGTTGGCGTGCCGTCTCTCATATAATGTATATTATGATAGCCGTGTAGACGGTCAGGCTGATAAACAAAACAGTTGGCATAGAACCttcaattgtttatgctttgctgcttatcaGCAAAACAGCTCGAATTACAGTCTCTCATGTTAAGgcgaaatattaaataaatgttgtatatttaaaGTGCGCTGCTGTCTGCTTTCTAATTGCGGATTATACCATTTCCTGATggcttaaattacaattactaaAGCAAATTTTCATAATAACGCAACTGTTTATATCAGACCGATTGTTGCTTAAGCTTCTTTATAAAGCAAGTTGAGCTGGATTTACTTCTTTTAAAATAACAGTAAAATGAACATAGACACTGCGTCCTAACTTTCTCTTTCACACCCATGCAATTTGCGATAAATATGTTAACGTTAaacgttttgcatttttgtcttgcactcaattaattaatgttaaatattatattttaaatgcacaaattgTGCTGCTTAGAGTGAAagtattgcattttatttatattttgttcgcttgcaatttaaataaacatttacatgGCTATTGCGCAAACctgttgcaaacaaaaacaaacaaacaaaattaatttaagcaattgcacTTGTAACAATTTCAAGTGCACAGCATGTGGTCACGATTTGTGCCCAATCTTCAAAAACTACAGTCTGTATACAACAGTTGTAAACAAAGACCGttgaagcttttaattatacaGAATTTTTTAAGAGGCGCGTGACATAAGACAAATGTTTACTtgcatatatgtttatatgctgTGAATAATAAACtctttaatttgtaataataataaagaatttgtatgtaaaataattccatataacttaaaatatttaatagtatACCAACatttattagaaaataaatcaataaatttaaaaataaatgatgataaatatgtatgtcgatatcattttaatttttgaacagCTCACccaatagcaataataaatatatacatgtcTGCATGTctgctaaatataaacaatttattttgtttatgtgcacATAGGCAGGAAGAAAGCCAAACCCTTTCTCTTTGTTTCTAATCACCCCAAGTTTTAACATAACATTAACGAAAATTGAATAATGTCACAGAGTGGCGCGTAAGTGGGTCAGCAATCAATAGAGCACTACGTGTTTCgtatgcaagcaacaaattaacaacaacaacaaaataactgcttataaataatgtaGTAACCCCACCAAAAGAGAGACAGACCGAAAAAGAACAGTTCAACGTGCTCATCATTTAGTTCTATTCTACTcgtatacaaattaatttaaacttatgcatgtaaattcaagttaatatttataactctTCAAGCCTATTGCTTTGAACTTTAATGACACCTGTTTGCCGACTACATCTTTCACTTTGAAAGCGTTTTTGTTTATGGTACAAACATCTTTCACTTGAAGCAACTGCGCGAAACGCTTTGCAGTTACATTCGCCGGCTAAAATTgcttgacaacaacaaaaacagcaacagcaaatggccCACACGCGGTCTATGCAAACGCTATTTATAGCCAAGTTATGCGTCTCATTGCATGTTGGCGTCTTTTTGGGTGTCTCCTCATCTCGCGTTGCGAGTTCATGACAAGTCATTGACTTTGCTGCATTTGGTCAATTGCATGCATTTTGGCATAACCACAATTCTACGTAGAACTCGTTGTCGCTTGCCACAGTACGCTACAAAAGTATGTCGATGCTtgcgtttatttaaaaacacgTTTGTAACATTTGGTATGAGTTGAATGGAAATTgcgaataataaattttagtctaatattcttaaaaatatttgtagatatatgacaaaagcaaaaacaagcagctgTAAGTCACTAACATAAGTAGTAACAACATTTTAAGAACTGAAATTTcgtaaaacatttttgcttttcatacgAGTTCCCCGATGTgcgttatatttttatatttgttttaagaGTTGTGCAGATCCATTAAAAGTCAAGACTATGTAGTTAAGATTTGagcataagtttatttttaagtatcacgcttttaaatagttaaaattttaGTACAATTAAATAGGTCAGTTTTTGTAAGCGCAGAACacaatgaaaagcaaagcagaagtatttttagctttttttgtATACTATATTCAGAAGTTATGTATGCTTAAATGTGGAAATAAAATTCGTAgttctttatttttagtttctttcaatatattttaatttttatatgcgttTGCAATCATGCACACACTTTTGTAGTCTACTGTATTCATACTTATGTATGAGTGTTTGCATCTGCATGTGCAATCTTTGGTATTTGACTCGTCATCCCGGTTTGCCAACAACTACACCAATAAATACaactgcatatatttttaaattgttatctGTCGTAGTACATTAACCATTAACTTATTGTACTGCTTACCaatatgtgttttttttttcattaaaagcaaagcatattaaagcttttattcCTGGTAGTTATTTATGCGATTACACGTTTCCATTTAGTATATATGCGCTTAAGTTGACACTAAACTTTAGTGTAGTATGTGctcattcatatttatataattatatagcataTTCTACATAGCTCTAGACACGTGTATATGTCAGACTCTGGATGTGCATTTTTCTTATCTCTTTACTGGAATATGTGCTCAAGTTCAACAAAGCTGCTactgagttttattttaacagaAAGATAGAATTctttctaaaaataaactatggTGTTGAAGGTCATAGACAGACGTTTATGCGTATTAAATTAAGTTCATTTATGAACTTCGCTTCCATTTTATTCGTAGTACATATATCTGTTacttatttataacaaataaaatggcaaGCAATCAATTCTTCAAGTGATTGAATGATTTGTTTAAACAGCAGACATAGATACACAtccgtatatatatttaaatgacgTATTTATACAGCAAAcagttaataattaaattctagctgcagcaaacacaaaacaatGCTTGCTGAAAATACGacatgtgtataaataaattgttttgtttttcgttaACACatgtacatttttaaatttaattattatcgttgttgttcttgttaatggcgttgattttcttttcttgtttTTCTGCGCTAGtcataacataaaaaaatacttatattaATGATAAATATACCTACAtcatttggcttttgttgtttttttgcgAAGCGCAGAAAGCAATGACGTGTGCCAATAaatttttgtctattttttgTTCGAAAGTTTTGTTTACCCAGCTTACTTGATAAAGCGCGTTTTtcctttatttcttttgccaAACGCAGCTGCATACTTGTCTTCAATGGTAGAAAGTGATAAGCGctatcaaaaatttaattgaactttataaataaaaatataatgtcTAGAGTGCGCATTTGAATGACATTATGTACGTTTATCTGAAACTATAATAAACTGCTATTAAGCGTTAAATCTAATTGTcctacatgcatataaatatatacgtaGTATGTCTGCTATATGAATTCTCAATGAACTTCGCTGCTGTAGTTCCCGACTGCTGATAAGGGCGAGTGCTATAAATTGACGAAAAAGTTAACCTTTGAACACACTAGCTTATTGTTTGATAAGAAAAATGGTTAATCATCAGCGGTATTGACAAAAGCCTATTGTGACCAAGTGGCATTTAATTGGGGATTATTTGACTCTGTAGAAACTCTGTACAATAGTCTTATAGTTTAGTAGAATGATATATTAACCAGAGACTTAAAAGAATTCATTCAGTAGTGAATGAGTCGACTGAAATTCAATTCTTAAATGCATCAAGAATGTATCTAAGCTAATCAAATTCAGCtagcaaacagacaaaaaatatctaaactcaatataaattaaattcaaaactgaattaatttttatattgatgaTTGTCTTGACAGAGCTAAACTTGATTGATTTCAGTCTTAatagaataaattattttaaaacaactCAAGATGCAACTTTCTATGGAATACATAAACGCTTTGATCTACTGTCTATGTACAAAGTCTTACATTGTCGGCTGAGACCGACTTATCATTATGAATTTCAATAAGTTTCTACTTTACAAAAGCTGacactaaacaaaaatttcaatgcgcgagaaattttaagctaaattagttttaaattagttaattcaTTAAAGTAATGCGCGTGCTAACTAACAATGACCTTgaatactaaaaataacaattgacATCGGAATGAAGCTGAAAACAaactttacaaaaaaatactcATTATATTTTTCAGCAGATTTCACTTCTCATTTCAGTTCTAATTAATCAAAcctttatgttttaaatagtAGTTTAAACTTATGTTATTTGTCATTCAAATCTAGCAAATTCTTATGGCTTTGTTTAGACAgttgtgtaaataaacaaagaccAAGTATAACAAAAGAAAGGAAATAAATCGCttattctaattttattttcttcttgcTCTTATTGCAGATATTACTGTTGCTTATCATATTGCTCTATCTGAGCTCCTATGTAATCGTGTCGCGTTTTCGACGTCGTGATCGCGATGATCTCTACTCGAATGATGAAGACGAGGTGCTGGTCTATCGCATAAGGTATGTACAACAACCTGCTGAACTATTTATAAACCCAAAACAAGTTGCTATTGCAGTctgcttattttgtttttattttttctcttaATTCTttcagcttttggctttgcacaTTTACATTGGCCGTGGCCGAGGGCGCGGCCATGCTGCTGCCCGTGTCTATTGCTAGCAACgaggtgctgctgctatatCCCAATAGCTACTATGTCAAATGGCTTAACAGCTCATTAATACAAGGCAAGTTTAGCTAGCCATAAGCTATATTAAGTGGGacaatatttagttaaatgctacaaaaaaatatatattaaaaaagtatttgaaaatgagttaagcaaaataattaaaaataaatgttcttaaagaagtaaaaatattatataatccGAGTGATAAGCAAACTGAATTTGTTGGCAAGGATTGGGAATAACAAATCagttattaatagttaaaaaaaaaaaaataaagtacattgctacattttttatttcaattaattttaagggAATACTTTCCTAGGTTCACCCTTAAATATAAGATAAAAAGTCTTTTTAATCAATGAAAATTAAGCACTTTGAAAAGTTTTACTGCTAccatttttcatttaacaaaGTCTGAgtacataaaaatgaaatatttaagcttataaaatgCGCTAGAAatatcttttaaaataaatactaatctaacattgaaatgtttttgtttttgcaggaCTCTGGAATCATGTATTCCTCTTCTCCAATCTGTCGCTCTTCGTTTTCTTGCCCTTTGTCTATCTATTCTCCGAATCGACTGGATTTGTGGGCCACAAAAAAGGAATATTAGCGCGGGTGTATGAAACCTTTACAGTATTCATATTAATGGCCATTATAGTGCTGGTACTAACTGCCGTACTGAGCGCAGTGTTTGGCATTGAAAAGTTTCAATTCTTTTGGTTTCTAAGTGAGTACAAACTAATGAATTGCAATGACTGCACCTagataattataaataacaatggCTAATTTCCGCTTTTCTCTTTACGCTTCACAGACTTGGGCAGCGTGCATCTGCCGTTCCTTTATTCATGCGTTTCATTTCTGGGCGTAATGCTAATGCTGAGTAAGTGCCAACATGACAATTGCgatatgtatactatatatttaatgcaaattaattttccgTATCGATCTGAGCAATGTACTTGTCTATATAGGCCAACTGTTGTGGATTGTGCTCACGCGCCTTGGCCACGCTCTGCTCAAAGAGCTCGGAGTCATTCAGACGCTTGTAGGCATTAGCCCGGTAGAGCCAAGCACGCAGATTTGTCTCCTGCAGTTTATCCAGCACATACTGGCAGTCCACCAAGGCGCGTTTGTAATTGCGCAGTCTGTAAAAAGTTCAAGCAACTGTCATTATCTCTGGACTTAATTAAATGAAGAGCTCTCAACTCACCTAATATAGCACAAGGCGCGATTGTTATAAGTAATAGCACTATCCTTAACACGCTCCACTGCCTTGTTGTAGTGTAGTATGGCCTTCTCATAATTGCCCTTACGAAAAGCCTCATTACCTTGACTATAGAACATATTTAGCAGTAGTATAAAGTcttaagctatttttaaaagcatcacctgcgctgctgctcagcttcaTTTTCGCGCTTGGCACGCGCCTGAGCACGATCATTGGCATCACGCTCTACCTCGCGCATGAAGCTTGCCTGATCTGTTGTGGCACCATGTCCAGGCGGCGGCTTCTCTGGCGTGTCACGCTTGTTGATTAAGGTGCGATCCTCGCGCACCTTCAGGCTGACGTTGTTCACATCAAGTTTCTCAAAGTCTTCTAGAGTTTTAACTTTGGTTTGAGTTTGTTCTTCGGTGAGCGCATCGCCGCCTTCTTTCAATATCGCCTCAATCTGTTGTAGCGTATTTTCAAAATCTGTAAAGTCGTCCAATGGTGCTTCCTGCGACATTTTCAAGGCagtattgaattaaatgtttgACTGATATAAGTTTGCTCggtttgaaaattgtttatcgtttatttatattgacaCCATGGCAACCCACTAATGCTTAgcttgcttgttttatttacagtttgtACGCCGTATGGCTTTGTGCGTCTGTTTGGCGTTGTCAACCAAGTGCTGGTGcgtccgctgctgctgcgcgatGTGAACGAAGAGTACAGCGCCTTCTACATGGAGGAAGCCAGCGTTAAGCGTAAGTTGGCCAACATTGAGCTGCAAAACGTTAGCATTTTGGATGCTACCAATGGTCATCGTCTGACCAATGGACATGCGCGTCGCTTTGCGGCGGAGCCTCTGCTGTCGCATATATATCAACGCAAGAATTTGGGCAGTGATTCAGTTGAAGCGCATCAACTGCTAAACGATAGACTGAAAGAGCTTTATAGCGAACGCAAGGAGCTCGACAAACTACGAAAATCAAGCACATTTCAACGCACATTTGTTTATCCGCTGGccatgctgttgctgctcttctGCACCGCAGTCACCATTTTGCTGGTGGTGCAGAATACGCTGGAGCTGCTTATTGGCATCAAGGCATTGCCGCTGAGCACAAGAGTGAGTTTCGATAGCATGTtagtaagcaaaaatattagttttgTATCTTTTAGCAATTTACTTTGGGCATCTCATCGCTGTCTAAGCTGGGACCCTTTGGCGCAGGACTGGAGGTTTGCCTGATCTTTTATTTGGGTGCCACTTCCATTGTGGGCTTCTATAGCATGCCCTTTATGAGAAATGTGCGGCCCAAGCGCCGGCAGACATCGCTGCCACAGCTTATGTTAAATTGTGGATTCATGCTTGTGTTGTCCTCGGCGCTGCCCTTGCTAAGCAGAATTATAGGTACAATGCGATTGAGCTTATATTAGCTAAAACTATTACTAATTACTGTGTTGTTTTTACAGGCATAACAAACTTTGATCTGCTGGGTGACTTTGGCGCCATCGAATGGCTGGGCAACTTTCAAATTGTACTGCTGTATAATCTTGTCTTTGGCACTACCACAGCGCTCtgcttggcaaacaaatttacgGCAACAGTGCGGCGAGAGCTGCGTGCACGGTTAGTGGAGAACTATGTGCTCTTTACTAACTACATAAGCTTCATCAACTGATATTTAAGACAGCGAGGAGACAAGTCCGCCTTCAGTCAGCACAAGCGTTACGCTTACCAGCTGTTAAGGAGCTTTGTCGACTCGCCACTAGAGagtttaactaatttaaatgccaagtACCATAATCTTAGTCGTAACAGGAGTCGCAATACCACCGCTAGTCGCCAGTCGAATCAGATGGACTGTTGAGATATGGATAATGTTTTGGAGCATCTGTAGTACCAGACATTGTTATATATACCTACATATAGTTATACATAATATACTTATAGATGCTTTTAAGCAGAACTGATACTGATTTACATTTTGCGCTCtatattgttgtaatttatatgcagGCATTTTGCTTCATTGTCTAGGTGTAGCATTTACTATATTACGTGTatgcttgcatatttaattgcgGCTCaatatgtatttgtgttgtAAATTGTGTATAGGCcacaatttatcaattttaagcgtgtttatttttaattcgaAGCGATATTTATTCAGAgactttgtatttatttcatctatatattatttttacatatgtttaatattatttttactttaacatacacttatattttattatacaatgTTCCTTATATAGCGCTAATACTACGCTAGAGCGCTACTCATCATTTTAACTTCTACTAAAACAAATCACAATCATCccatacatatattcaaataaatataatgtgaTACAGTTTAATAAATGCGTTTTAAAAATAGATTAAAGCTGCTTTTTCATTATTCATTCGCGCATGTATTCATTgatttttaaagttaaacttatttaatttttggatTATTTTACTTTCAGCCTGACTGCGCTTTTCTTGCTGGCGTAACATTATAATtaagaaaaatcaattatCTGTGAtgtaaataatcataaaataaactttatttaaagacttctgaatttaattatttctaacGTACttgtctatctatctatcgATAGATAGTGCCGGCGAATAATCGGGATTAAAAAGAGAGTCTTTCAAGTATGTTGCCGGACTACTCGCACTGATTAACAACACAGTATCATCTACGTggcaattgtattaaaaaaaaaaccgttaGCCAACACTAtattaagcaaacttttgcagcaCTAATTTGTACAGCcctttattttttcttagtGGCGTCGTTTTTTGTATTAGTTATCTCGTAATTTAACGTATAACACTAAAAGAATGCTAAGTCGCAAGCGTCGCGCCAGCTCTATATCGAGCCGGCAAGACGAGGATCCGCTGTTACTCGACGACTCAACACCCGAACAGTCGCCGGTGCAGCAGACGACACAATCGGCGCGAAAAAAGAGACGCTTGGACCCTGCAGAATTATGTCAACAGCTGTACGACTCGATAAGGAACATCAAGAAAGACGATGGGTCCATGCTATGCGATACGTTTATAAGAGCGCCAAAGCGCCGGCAGGAACCGAGCTACTATGACGTGGTTGTCAATCCCATAGACTTGCTTAAGGTGCAGCAGAAACTAAAAACAGACTCCTATGACGATTTGTATGACATGATGAACGACCTGGAACTGCTAATAAGCAACGCCAAGGCTTTCTACAAGCCAGACTCAGCGGAATACAGGGATGCATTGACATTCTGGCAACATATACAGGCGCAGCGTCACCGCATAATGGAAGCCAATGGCTTTGCAGAGGAGGAGCCACGTGCTAAGCGTGCACCGCGCAATACACGCCGGTTGACAACCAGCACAGAGCCAGGTGCTGGAGATCTTGACGATGATTGCAATCAGTATGAAGAGTTATTTGCAGCGGTCATGACAGCAACAGATCCAATGGGCGATAGGTCCATGCATCGCATGTTCCAACTGCTGCCGTCCAAGAAAATATATCCGGACTATTACGATGTTATAGAGCATCCCATTGACCTGCGTCTGATTGCCactaaaatacaaatgaatgcATACTCCTCGTTGGTGGAAATGGAACGCGACTTGTTGCAGATGACAAAGAACGCGTGTTTGTTTAATGAGCCGGGCTCGCAGATCTATAAAGATGCCAAATCGCTGAAGCGTGTTTTTACGCAGCGACGCATTGAGCTGGAGACAGGCAAAGGCAAGCCGGCTAGACGCATCAAGAGCTTGTC encodes:
- the LOC108603501 gene encoding V-type proton ATPase 116 kDa subunit a isoform X8; translated protein: MGSLFRSEEMALCQLFLQSEAAYACVSELGELGLVQFRDLNPDVNAFQRKFVNEVRRCDEMERKLRYLEKEIKKDGIPMLDTGESPEAPQPREMIDLEATFEKLENELREVNQNAEALKRNFLELTELKHILRKTQVFFDEMADNQNEDEQAQLLGEEGVRASQPGQNLKLGFVAGVISREKLPAFERMLWRACRGNVFLRQAMIESPLEDPTSGDQVYKSVFIIFFQGDQLKTRVKKICEGFRATLYPCPEAPADRREMAMGVMTRIEDLNTVLGQTQDHRHRVLVAAAKNLKNWFVKVRKIKAIYHTLNLFNLDVTQKCLIAECWVPLLDIETIQLALRRGTERSGSSVPPILNRMQTFENPPTYNRTNKFTKAFQALIDAYGVASYREMNPAPYTIITFPFLFAVMFGDIGHGAIMALFGLWMIRKEKGLAAQKTDNEIWNIFFGGRYIIFLMGVFSMYTGFIYNDIFSKSLNIFGSHWHVSYNKSTVWNNKLLQLSPKTSDYEGTPYPFGMDPIWQVATSNKIIFQNAYKMKISIIFGVCHMLFGVIMSWHNHTYFRNRLSLVYEFIPQLVFLILLFFYMVLLMFIKWNRYAATNELRWSEACAPSILITFIDMVLFNEPKKPPVGCKTVYMFWGQHFIQVVFVLGALCCIPVMLLGKPMKIMQARKQANVQPITGSSDAEIGGPAGHGNGGGGHHEEEEMSEIFIHQGIHTIEYVLGSVSHTASYLRLWALSLAHAQLADVLWTMVLSIGLQKEGWLGGIFLTIVFAFWAILTVGILVLMEGLSAFLHTLRLHWVEFQSKFYLGQGYAFQPFAFDAIIENGSAASGETD
- the LOC108603501 gene encoding V-type proton ATPase 116 kDa subunit a isoform X3, encoding MGSLFRSEEMALCQLFLQSEAAYACVSELGELGLVQFRDLNPDVNAFQRKFVNEVRRCDEMERKLRYLEKEIKKDGIPMLDTGESPEAPQPREMIDLEATFEKLENELREVNQNAEALKRNFLELTELKHILRKTQVFFDEQEGGLNHTTESMTRALITDETRTTGASMGPVQLGFMEKSTEREDYMPCFVAGVISREKLPAFERMLWRACRGNVFLRQAMIESPLEDPTSGDQVYKSVFIIFFQGDQLKTRVKKICEGFRATLYPCPEAPADRREMAMGVMTRIEDLNTVLGQTQDHRHRVLVAAAKNLKNWFVKVRKIKAIYHTLNLFNLDVTQKCLIAECWVPLLDIETIQLALRRGTERSGSSVPPILNRMQTFENPPTYNRTNKFTKAFQALIDAYGVASYREMNPAPYTIITFPFLFAVMFGDIGHGAIMALFGLWMIRKEKGLAAQKTDNEIWNIFFGGRYIIFLMGVFSMYTGFIYNDIFSKSLNIFGSHWHVSYNKSTVWNNKLLQLSPKTSDYEGTPYPFGMDPIWQVATSNKIIFQNAYKMKISIIFGVCHMLFGVIMSWHNHTYFRNRLSLVYEFIPQLVFLILLFFYMVLLMFIKWNRYAATNELRWSEACAPSILITFIDMVLFNEPKKPPVGCKTVYMFWGQHFIQVVFVLGALCCIPVMLLGKPMKIMQARKQANEEVQPITGSSDAEIGGPAGHGNGGGGHHEEEEMSEIFIHQGIHTIEYVLGSVSHTASYLRLWALSLAHAQLADVLWTMVLSIGLQKEGWLGGIFLTIVFAFWAILTVGILVLMEGLSAFLHTLRLHWVEFQSKFYLGQGYAFQPFAFDAIIENGSAASGETD